Part of the Leptospira montravelensis genome, AAAAAACAGATGAAGATGTTTCGCCCTTCACTCCTAAACGTTTTGGATCCCCTGATTTTCCAATGGCAATAACTACCGAACTTGTAAGGTAGGAATCCCCTGATTCTGTTTTTACAATATAAAGAGAACCTTCCCTATGAATGGAAGAAACTCGTTTTCCAACTACCAATTCGATAGGCTCATTTTTTAATAATAGATTTAGATATTCTAATAGATCTTCTTTTGTTGAATCTTGGATATTTAACTTGGATAATGATTTTATACCTTTCGGTTCTGCAAAAATTGGCTTTTTATTAGGATAACTTAGTATCGTTTGGAAAGGAAGGTTTGCTTCTAGGACGATATACTTTTTTCCCAATCTACTGGCTTCATAAGCACAAGACAAACCGGCAGGTCCAGAACCAATAATGACAGCATCTAAACAATCGACTTTATTTTCTCGAATGTGTTTCCAAACATTAACCCCACTTTCCGCAGCCAATTTTAAAAGAGGAACACCCGTTAGATCCCCGATGATAAATACATTGGGGAGATTGGTCTCATAAGTTTCAGATATTTCAGGATAAATTTCCACAGGTCCTGTAGGAACAGACTTGGTTAACCAACGAAAATAGGAAGATGGCCACATACTTAAAGATTGGACTCAAACTTTTAAAAAAAAGAAATGAATTTAATTTACGAGTGGAAGTTGGATAGTGATTTTTGTCCCTTCTTTGGGATTACTTTTCACTCGAAGAGAACCGTCTTGTTCTTTCAATAACTCAATACAAACAAGGAGCCCAAGTCCTGTTCCTTTCTCACCGACAGTTCCAAAGCGAGATGTAAACCTTTTCCCTTCGATAATTTTTTCTAATAGATCTTCGGTCATTCCTACACCATTGTCTTCAAAACAAATTTCCATAAATGGGGAAATGGCTTTTGCCTCGATCCTTATCTTTCCATTTGGATGAGAATATTTTATCGCATTGGATAAAATATTGCGTAGGACAGTCGCAGTCATTCGTTCATCACAAAACACAAAATGTTCATCCGAAATTTTAGTTTCAATATGAATTCCTTTTTCTGCTGCCTGCATATTTAGAATATCAATTGCATTTTTTATTATCACAGATAAATTTAATTGATTAGGATTACATTGGGTCTTTTTAGTTTCATTCCGAACCCAATCGAGTAAATTTTCTAACACCACAAAAGTTTGGTTTGCACTTTTTTTAAGTTCTTTTAAAGCAAAAATCAACTCTTCCCTTTCTGGTAAAGAATTTGTAAGATATCCTAAAAATGTACTCATAGTTCCAATGGGACCTTTTAAATCGTGAGCCAAAATGGAAAAAATTCTGTCCTTATGATCATTGATACGAATCATTTCTTTTTGGATTCGATTGATATTTCTTAAAAAATAAAACATAAATAAGGCAACAAAAGACAAACATGAAATAACTGAATTGATACGAAATAAATCTTGAACTTCTTTATAATATAAAAGAGTTCCTTTGGCAAACACACCTGGTTTCCCTAAAAACTCAAACCAAAGATAAAAGACAGTGTTCATAAGGAAAACAAAAAGAATCCACCATTTCTCCTCGTAAGGAAAAATCACAAACGGAACAATCGCAAACATTAGAAAGTAGTAATAAAAACCGCCAGACGTTCCAAAACTAATGGTAGAAACCAAAAACAATGGGACGGAAATTGTGAATACTAAAATGATACGGGATAAAAAATACTTTTTCTTAGTATTCAAATATAATATATAAACTAACACCGAGATAACGATTACATGAATCAAATTCATGAACAGGTAATGAGGAGCGCCTGCAATGGCAAAAAAAACGGAATACTGAATGTTTGAAAAAATTCCTAATAATGCAACTAAATTGGAAAGTTGAACACGAACTGAAGATTCCAAACTCAAATCTTCAGTGACTCCTAAATTGAGTAGTCGACGAATTCCCAATTTTCCAATCAATGTATTCATTTGATATCGATCGTAAAGTATGTTACGTCATCTGACAAACGAAATGCAAATTTTCGAATATCCTTTTTGATTTTTTCATTCAAATCGTGAATGGAAAGATTTAAACCATCGACTAACTGACCCTTAAGCCGAAATTCTCCGTACAATTCCCGAAGTTTATTCTGGCTCTCCGTAATTCCGTCAGTATAAAAAAAGAAACGATCCCCAGGCTCGAGTTTACGGGAAAATGTTTCTACTAAAACATCTTTTTTCCATCCCATAATTGGTCCCCTTCCTATAAGAGGAGCCACAGTTTGAGAAACAATATTCATTATATAAGGACTAGGATGACCCATTACTGAATATTTCATAATAGATCTCTCTAAATCAAAGTGGCAGGCTACCGCAGTGATATAATTTTTTTCAACAACAGGTAACATCTTTTGATTAAGTTCTAATAAAAAGGAACCAGGGTCTTTTTCTTTCGGAGCAATCTCTAAAAAATTCACCTTTAACATACTGGCAATAAGAGCAGCGGCAATGCCATGACCTAAAACATCACATAACAAAAAACTTATGGAAGAATCTTCATGTATGTAGTAATCAAAATAATCTCCACCGATTTTTTCCATTGGCATAAAAACTGATGCAACACTAAGAGAATGGTGCTCAAATTCCATTGGCGGAATTAACTTAGACTGCAATCCCGCTGCGATTACTAAATCATCATGTAATAATTTAAATTGTTTGTGTAACTCTTGCGTACGAAGTGTGACAAGCATTTCCAAAGATTCATTTAAATTACGAAGTTCTTTTCTTGTCCGTGCACTTTGTAAAGCGATGGCAAAAACTCCTGTAAATAAAAAAGTCAAAATTCCATACTGAGTTAAATAACTATTTTTTCCTGTGATTACATCAGTAATTACATCGGCAATTCCAAAAAATGTTGCTACAAGAGCACCAAGAGAAACAACGATTGCTTCTGCAGTTTTATTATAATTTTTTGCCAACAATTGGACAAGGATTGGCACTTTTATCGCAAGAAGAACATACCAAATATATACCAAATAAAATCGACTATCTGGATTCATAGGGAACAATTGAATGATACCAAGAACTACATCTAAAAAAAATGTCACAACAGCGAGTTTCGTTAGTCGCCTATCGAAAAGCGTATGGACAAATAACATGATAAAGACGGGGAACACAAACTGACAAAAAAACAATAACCTGACCAAAACTTCCGGAGGAACCATCATAAAATGAATTTTATTTAAAACTGGTAATCGCCAACCCACAAAAAGAATCGCAGTACCAGCTAAGTATAAACCAGATTTAGAAGATCGATTTAAGGCATAACCTATCGCTTGTTGCAAAAAAATTCCAAAGAACAAAGCTGCGATTAAAATTTGGTATACATCCTCAAAAACCATTTTGTCTTTAATTTGATCTTGTTTTCCAAAAATAGGAACTGATCGGAACAAACCACACCTAAACTGTGTTTCACGACATTCCACATCTACAATTAATTCATTTTCTCCTTGTTTCAAAAGTGATATAGGAATTTCATAATACCGAACTTTGTGCCAATACGGATAATAATTTGGTGTAAAACTTCCCGTAGTACCTATCGATTTTCCATTCCAAAAAGTTTGGTCAGCTGAATGAATACGATCCATATAAATGGCCATTGAATATTCAGGAAGGAAGGGTACAAAAATTTTAAGCCTATACTTTCCGCGAAATGGAACTTTGTATCCTTGTTCAATCAACGGAATACCGACAAGCACTGGTTTGGCGACTGATTCACCGTCTTGTTGGAATGTCCAACCTGACTCTAACGATACCACCTCTGAAAAAATTGCGGATGAAGATAAGAAGGCAACTAACAAAAGGATTTTCATTGTTTTGTCCTAGGAAAGATCAAACTCCCATTTCGAAGAAAATAGAAATGTAGAGGGTTTATAGATTTGCCAGGGAACATCGGAAGGATTGGATAGAAATCCAGAAGAACTGCAAGAATTTTTTACACCTAAACCTAACAAGGGCAAAACCACTCAGTTTGGTTTTTCTTAGGCCAATCAGACTTTCCTTCCCTTTGGGATTTTGAGAAACCTTTCCCCAATGATATAATTTAGACTATATCCATTTTTATACCCATTCCAATCAATTGAAATTTTAGATTGAGTCTAATTATTGACAAAAATAAGCAAAGACAGAAGGTGAAACTGAAATGGATTTAAGTTACCAAAAAACCAAAGAACTCCTCGAATCTCACGGGATTCGACCGACTTCTCAAAGATTGGAAATGGCGCACTTGCTTTTGGAACGCCACCAACACCTCTTTGCAGAAGAAGTATTTCATTTGGTCAATTCCCACTTCCCACATGCATCAAGGGCTACCATTTTTAATAACCTGAAACTTTTTGCAGAAAAAGGAATGCTCGGAACTTTGGAATTAAAAAGTGGAGTTACCCATTTTGATTCAAACATAGGCCCTCACCATCATGCTCTCCATGAAGAAACGGGAGAGATTACCGACGTGGAAATGAGTGAAGAACTTGAATCAAAAGTTCTAGAGGAACTCAAAGAAAGTTATTTTAGAAAGACGGGAAAAAAACTGGATGCTGCAAAACTTGTCATCACTTTAAGAGGAAAATAATTTCCCACTTAATATATGTTAACTACTTATCCTTCCATTGCGATTAGTGGGATTGGTTCTGTAACCATAACTATCGTTCAATCACTTTATCAAAACAAAATTCCGTTTCAAATCTTGTGTCGAAATCAAACAAGATTTTTATCATTAAAAAATAGTCCTATTGGTTTTCAAGGCCCGAATGGAAAATTGGTTCAATTCGAATTGACAGATCACCTAACGATGATTCAAGATAACCAAGAAAAATTTGATTATATTTTCATCGGTTGTAAAAATCAGAATCTCTCCGAATACTTGGAAGAAACAAAATCACTTCTAAAACCTAATGGAAAATGGATTTTGATTCAAAATGGAATCCCCGAACAACAATTCAAATCCTATAAAAATAAAATCATAGGAGGAGTTGTTGGATGGAATACCCAAACCTTATCTAATCATACTTATTACCAATCTAATGTCGGTAGTTTAATTCTTGGTGATGTCACCGGTACCAAACCCGATCCGCTATGGAACCAAATACTTTCCCCTTACATACCTGTGGTTTTGACAGACAAACTTAGTGGATATAGGTGGCATAAATTAGCGATTAATTCCATCATCAATGGACTTGCAGCATCAAAGCAGCTAAGTTTAGGTGAACTATTTCTAAACCGAAAGTCAAGATCGGAAGCATTGGAAACGCTTACTGAAATAAAATTATTGATGAACCAATTGCAAATCAAAGAACAAGTGGTCCCCGGATCTTTCTCTATTCAAAAATTAGGCGAAGGCCCAGGTTCCCTACCTAGATGGATTTCCCATTTGATCTTGATTTTACTTGGATTAAAATACTTCAAGATTCGCACCTCTATGGTTCAAGATTTAGATGCTAGAAGAAAAACAGAAATTGAATTTATTAATGGGGAAGTTGTAAAAACTGCGAAAGAGTTAGGAATTCCTGTACCTAGAAATGAATGGATTGTTCTTAAAGTCAAAGAGTTGGAAGAAAGTAACAATACAAGATAGACAGATAATTTATTTTCCTAAACGTAAAAGTTCTAAAATGGAATGATTTGCTTCTAAGGGATGGCGTAATTTTTGTTCTGTTTGGATGATATATTGGTTACGTCGTCCGTCTTTACTTTTCTCTAAAATTTTAGCATCCACCAAATCTTTGACTATGGCTTGAACTGCTCTCTCCGTGATTCCAACCAACAAGGCAACATCTTTTAACCGCATGTCTGGATCCTTGCTCAAACATATCAAAACATGAGCATGGTTTGAAAGAAAGGTCCATTGACCTGCTTTTTTAGTCATTTCTTGCGATGTTCTTTTGGGTTCTTTAGTCATTCTTTGTAAATAAAACTCAGGTGATATTTAAAACTTCTAACCTATAAATTTACCTAAGTCGAAAGGTTCACTCTTCCCAAAGCAAAAAAATTGTAAACGAAGAAACCAACAAGACCTAACTCACAGGGGTTAGGTTGTTTCATTTGTCCATTTATAATTTCTTACTAACCATGCCCAATAAATGAATAAAAATTGGAATGGCAACCGAGCATACAAAGCCCAAATAGGAACTCCATAATCTTTTCCGTCCAAGGCCGTTAAAAGCATATTTATATTTGCAGGATAGATGGCGAGTAAAAGAAGGATGATTCCAAAACTAGCCATATATCGCATTCTTTCATAAAGAACCAGAGAACCTAAGGTAATTTCAGCGAGCCCACTCGTGACATTTAAAAGTTCGTGGAAAGGCAGATAGTCTGGCATCATTTCTAAATAAAATTCTGGAGAAAAGAAATGGTTGGTTCCAGCGATTATGTAGAAAGCCCCGAGAGAATACACGAGAAATTTTTTCATCACCGAACTAGAACACAGTGGTAAAAAAAATCATTACAAATTTTTGCCAGTCGGAAAAATGGTCTCCGTTTCTTTTTAAGACAAGGGCCACATAGAACCCATTCAAATTATTTTTAGTGGTTCGTTAGGCAACAATTTGCCCTTCTTTTGATTTATAATGCCCAAGCTTTTCCTCCAATCGTTTCCGACTTTTGATCGTAATTCGATTCGGTTCAATGATCAGGTTTGTATCACTTAGGAACTCTTTGATAGTTTCCTGTTTTACTTTAATGATCCCGCACATATTACATAGTTCTTCCATCTGGATATAAATCGAATGCGGATTAGCTAAACTTTCATCTAAGTTTCTACCCAAACGGATGTCTTGGTCCCGAATCGAATTGTATAAATAAGCATAGAGCCTAATGACGGGAGTTTTCAATCTTAGGATTACAAGGCGCTGGTGAGAAAACCAAATCCGTCTGGCGATACTTTCAAAGATTTTTTGTAATAAAGAGGGACCTACAGATTCAAATAAACTATCTG contains:
- a CDS encoding sensor histidine kinase; translated protein: MNTLIGKLGIRRLLNLGVTEDLSLESSVRVQLSNLVALLGIFSNIQYSVFFAIAGAPHYLFMNLIHVIVISVLVYILYLNTKKKYFLSRIILVFTISVPLFLVSTISFGTSGGFYYYFLMFAIVPFVIFPYEEKWWILFVFLMNTVFYLWFEFLGKPGVFAKGTLLYYKEVQDLFRINSVISCLSFVALFMFYFLRNINRIQKEMIRINDHKDRIFSILAHDLKGPIGTMSTFLGYLTNSLPEREELIFALKELKKSANQTFVVLENLLDWVRNETKKTQCNPNQLNLSVIIKNAIDILNMQAAEKGIHIETKISDEHFVFCDERMTATVLRNILSNAIKYSHPNGKIRIEAKAISPFMEICFEDNGVGMTEDLLEKIIEGKRFTSRFGTVGEKGTGLGLLVCIELLKEQDGSLRVKSNPKEGTKITIQLPLVN
- a CDS encoding PP2C family protein-serine/threonine phosphatase, translating into MKILLLVAFLSSSAIFSEVVSLESGWTFQQDGESVAKPVLVGIPLIEQGYKVPFRGKYRLKIFVPFLPEYSMAIYMDRIHSADQTFWNGKSIGTTGSFTPNYYPYWHKVRYYEIPISLLKQGENELIVDVECRETQFRCGLFRSVPIFGKQDQIKDKMVFEDVYQILIAALFFGIFLQQAIGYALNRSSKSGLYLAGTAILFVGWRLPVLNKIHFMMVPPEVLVRLLFFCQFVFPVFIMLFVHTLFDRRLTKLAVVTFFLDVVLGIIQLFPMNPDSRFYLVYIWYVLLAIKVPILVQLLAKNYNKTAEAIVVSLGALVATFFGIADVITDVITGKNSYLTQYGILTFLFTGVFAIALQSARTRKELRNLNESLEMLVTLRTQELHKQFKLLHDDLVIAAGLQSKLIPPMEFEHHSLSVASVFMPMEKIGGDYFDYYIHEDSSISFLLCDVLGHGIAAALIASMLKVNFLEIAPKEKDPGSFLLELNQKMLPVVEKNYITAVACHFDLERSIMKYSVMGHPSPYIMNIVSQTVAPLIGRGPIMGWKKDVLVETFSRKLEPGDRFFFYTDGITESQNKLRELYGEFRLKGQLVDGLNLSIHDLNEKIKKDIRKFAFRLSDDVTYFTIDIK
- the perRA gene encoding peroxide-responsive transcriptional repressor PerRA; its protein translation is MDLSYQKTKELLESHGIRPTSQRLEMAHLLLERHQHLFAEEVFHLVNSHFPHASRATIFNNLKLFAEKGMLGTLELKSGVTHFDSNIGPHHHALHEETGEITDVEMSEELESKVLEELKESYFRKTGKKLDAAKLVITLRGK
- a CDS encoding ketopantoate reductase family protein, yielding MLTTYPSIAISGIGSVTITIVQSLYQNKIPFQILCRNQTRFLSLKNSPIGFQGPNGKLVQFELTDHLTMIQDNQEKFDYIFIGCKNQNLSEYLEETKSLLKPNGKWILIQNGIPEQQFKSYKNKIIGGVVGWNTQTLSNHTYYQSNVGSLILGDVTGTKPDPLWNQILSPYIPVVLTDKLSGYRWHKLAINSIINGLAASKQLSLGELFLNRKSRSEALETLTEIKLLMNQLQIKEQVVPGSFSIQKLGEGPGSLPRWISHLILILLGLKYFKIRTSMVQDLDARRKTEIEFINGEVVKTAKELGIPVPRNEWIVLKVKELEESNNTR
- a CDS encoding winged helix-turn-helix transcriptional regulator — translated: MTKEPKRTSQEMTKKAGQWTFLSNHAHVLICLSKDPDMRLKDVALLVGITERAVQAIVKDLVDAKILEKSKDGRRNQYIIQTEQKLRHPLEANHSILELLRLGK
- a CDS encoding motility protein, whose product is MKKFLVYSLGAFYIIAGTNHFFSPEFYLEMMPDYLPFHELLNVTSGLAEITLGSLVLYERMRYMASFGIILLLLAIYPANINMLLTALDGKDYGVPIWALYARLPFQFLFIYWAWLVRNYKWTNETT